From one Paeniglutamicibacter psychrophenolicus genomic stretch:
- a CDS encoding alpha/beta fold hydrolase — translation MITNSFGPATGKPVLLLHGGGVAGWMWTSLRRSLETSHRVLVPDLPGHGESSSEPYVSHAATIEALAQLLVTANTGPVAVAGFSLGAQLAIELAATHPELVDRVMVVSAQAKPLPLVKPTLALLGLTAPLARKRWFARLQARELFIPEDLMESYIATSAGIGRETLLAAVEANLRFTLPEKLSDFPGRAIVLAGARERTVMRDSALAIHAELTGSELELVPGCGHGIPLQRPDWFNARALAWLSRP, via the coding sequence ATGATCACCAACAGTTTTGGTCCGGCAACGGGCAAGCCGGTGCTGCTGCTCCATGGCGGGGGAGTCGCCGGGTGGATGTGGACATCGCTGCGCCGGAGCCTGGAAACCAGCCACCGGGTCCTGGTGCCCGACCTGCCCGGCCACGGCGAAAGCTCTTCGGAGCCCTACGTATCCCACGCTGCCACCATCGAGGCATTGGCACAGCTGCTCGTCACAGCAAACACCGGGCCGGTGGCCGTCGCCGGCTTTTCCCTGGGCGCCCAACTGGCCATTGAACTGGCGGCAACGCACCCTGAACTGGTGGACCGGGTCATGGTCGTCAGTGCCCAGGCCAAGCCGCTGCCCCTGGTCAAACCCACGCTCGCACTTCTCGGGCTGACCGCCCCACTTGCCCGCAAGCGCTGGTTCGCCCGACTGCAGGCCCGGGAACTGTTCATCCCGGAGGACCTGATGGAGTCATACATTGCCACCAGCGCGGGCATCGGCAGGGAAACGCTGCTCGCCGCGGTGGAGGCAAACCTGCGCTTCACGCTGCCCGAAAAGCTCTCGGATTTTCCCGGCAGGGCCATCGTGCTGGCCGGAGCACGCGAGCGTACCGTGATGCGGGACTCTGCCCTGGCCATCCACGCGGAGCTGACCGGCAGCGAGCTCGAACTGGTTCCGGGCTGTGGGCACGGAATCCCGTTGCAGCGCCCTGACTGGTTCAACGCCCGCGCCTTGGCATGGCTTTCACGGCCGTGA
- a CDS encoding helix-turn-helix domain-containing protein, with protein sequence MTQEELSMDTVIRQRIKGLRLAKGWSLDSLAARCFLSPSTLSRIETGHRRIALDQLVPLAKALGTTLDQLVEPTSDEDVVIRPEPEHQPGLTTWLLSREHSANGTTVAKMRITQERSVKDIGLSVHPGREWFTVLSGTVSLVLGERTILVHPGQAAEFSTMVPHRIGVHEGPVEILTIFDHGGERAHMHHDHASD encoded by the coding sequence ATGACGCAAGAAGAACTTTCCATGGACACCGTGATCCGCCAACGCATCAAGGGCCTACGGCTGGCCAAGGGCTGGTCGCTGGATTCCCTGGCGGCCCGCTGCTTCCTGAGCCCCTCGACGCTCAGCCGCATCGAGACCGGACACCGCAGGATCGCGCTGGACCAACTCGTTCCCCTGGCCAAGGCGCTGGGCACCACTCTTGACCAGCTGGTCGAGCCGACCAGCGACGAGGACGTGGTGATCCGCCCCGAGCCCGAGCACCAGCCCGGACTCACCACCTGGCTGCTCTCGCGCGAGCACTCGGCCAACGGAACCACGGTGGCCAAGATGCGCATCACCCAAGAGCGGTCCGTGAAGGACATCGGGCTGAGCGTGCATCCGGGCCGCGAATGGTTCACCGTGCTGTCCGGCACCGTCTCACTGGTGCTGGGGGAGCGCACCATCCTGGTGCATCCGGGGCAAGCCGCCGAATTCTCCACCATGGTCCCGCACCGCATCGGGGTGCACGAGGGGCCCGTGGAGATCCTGACGATCTTCGACCACGGCGGGGAACGAGCCCACATGCACCACGACCACGCGTCGGACTAG
- a CDS encoding AzlC family ABC transporter permease, translating to MRSIFRTVGRSTVHESVMVALSVGVVGISYGALGRDMGLDFWQVVLLAGTVLGAASELLFINVIGTGGSPVVAVLAGLMVNSRNLAYAVGAGKFLPSGWRTALGAHLVNDESVAMALAKEDKEKQRATFWLVGLGILVAWPGGAALGAWLGSVVSPTALGLDAAFPALLLCMAAKPLRNKTTLLAAIIGAIFTLVASPFVPAGLAPVLALLGVGVVYLGSKRRTRVSA from the coding sequence ATGCGTTCAATATTTCGAACAGTCGGACGGTCTACCGTCCACGAGTCGGTGATGGTCGCACTGTCGGTCGGAGTCGTCGGCATTTCCTATGGCGCCCTGGGCCGGGACATGGGGCTGGACTTCTGGCAGGTGGTCCTGCTGGCCGGCACGGTGCTGGGCGCCGCCTCGGAGTTGCTGTTCATCAATGTCATCGGTACCGGCGGCTCGCCCGTGGTCGCCGTCCTGGCCGGACTCATGGTCAATTCGCGGAACCTCGCCTATGCCGTGGGAGCCGGAAAGTTCCTGCCCTCCGGGTGGCGGACCGCCCTCGGAGCCCACCTGGTCAACGACGAATCGGTGGCCATGGCCCTGGCCAAGGAAGACAAGGAAAAGCAGCGGGCCACATTCTGGCTGGTTGGCCTGGGAATCCTTGTCGCCTGGCCGGGAGGCGCGGCGCTCGGTGCGTGGTTGGGCTCCGTGGTCTCCCCCACGGCGCTTGGCCTTGACGCGGCATTCCCCGCGCTGCTGCTGTGCATGGCGGCCAAGCCGCTGCGCAACAAGACCACCTTGCTGGCCGCGATCATCGGGGCGATCTTCACCTTGGTGGCTTCGCCGTTCGTTCCCGCGGGCCTGGCCCCGGTCCTGGCGCTGCTCGGGGTGGGAGTCGTGTACCTGGGCAGCAAGCGCCGGACGCGGGTTTCGGCATGA
- a CDS encoding EcsC family protein, whose protein sequence is MTEPSEYELAAWRDIQRFKGRPLSQMMRNTGEQVAAGAMKLGNHATQFLEKRPGALAAVSRGQDLVGKGAHVIGTGARKAAGSIPDGMVDWGGSAFDSMRQTVGRVSRAGLSTQRVVTKHRKRGHNVVSLNDLRRLDLQQIDAVRGQGTSWGYPIAAALSGMGAGLVISGGELAIPITGGVAAAPSGAAIAGAIVGDAAWVLGLASRSVGHVSLLYGYDPEEPGEKMFVMSVVNAGTAMSASAKTAAMADISRLTQALVRGKAWAILDKSIVAQVSKQFANKFAIRLTKQGLGKVVPVAGIAIGGAFNWATLESIVDAAGIAYRRRFLLEKYPHLADEEAHGSFPQMGQDDPSGADEVISVLDELAEMGGPALQTSKDNSQ, encoded by the coding sequence ATGACTGAACCATCGGAATACGAGCTCGCCGCCTGGCGCGACATTCAACGATTCAAGGGTCGCCCCCTCTCCCAAATGATGAGGAATACAGGCGAGCAGGTAGCCGCTGGGGCCATGAAACTGGGCAATCATGCAACGCAATTCCTGGAGAAGCGCCCGGGAGCCTTAGCAGCCGTATCTCGTGGGCAAGATCTCGTAGGCAAAGGCGCCCATGTGATCGGCACCGGTGCCCGAAAAGCCGCCGGTTCAATACCCGATGGCATGGTCGACTGGGGCGGATCTGCCTTTGACTCGATGCGGCAAACCGTTGGTCGGGTCTCACGAGCGGGACTTTCCACTCAGCGGGTGGTGACGAAGCACAGGAAGCGCGGCCATAACGTTGTATCGCTTAACGACCTGCGCCGTCTCGACCTCCAACAGATTGACGCCGTGCGTGGACAAGGAACGAGTTGGGGCTATCCGATTGCCGCGGCGTTGTCGGGAATGGGGGCGGGGCTCGTGATCTCCGGTGGAGAACTCGCTATCCCCATTACCGGCGGCGTCGCGGCAGCGCCATCGGGAGCAGCAATCGCCGGAGCAATCGTTGGCGACGCGGCGTGGGTTCTCGGACTCGCCTCTCGCTCCGTTGGCCACGTCTCGCTGCTCTACGGCTACGATCCCGAGGAGCCTGGCGAGAAGATGTTCGTGATGTCCGTCGTCAATGCAGGAACCGCAATGTCGGCCAGCGCGAAGACCGCTGCGATGGCTGACATCTCGCGGCTCACCCAAGCGCTCGTCAGAGGCAAAGCATGGGCGATCTTGGACAAGTCAATTGTCGCCCAGGTATCCAAACAGTTCGCGAACAAATTCGCTATTCGCCTCACCAAGCAGGGTCTTGGCAAGGTCGTACCCGTAGCAGGGATCGCCATTGGCGGTGCCTTTAACTGGGCCACCTTGGAGTCGATCGTCGACGCCGCTGGCATTGCCTACCGACGGCGTTTCCTGTTGGAGAAGTACCCACACCTTGCCGACGAAGAAGCGCACGGTTCCTTTCCCCAAATGGGCCAGGATGACCCAAGCGGTGCCGATGAAGTGATCAGCGTCCTTGATGAACTAGCCGAGATGGGCGGACCCGCGCTCCAAACGTCCAAAGACAATTCACAATGA
- a CDS encoding FAD-dependent oxidoreductase gives MKLVDPLLEPFALRHLVLRNRIVSTSHEPAYAENGMPTDRYRAYHVERAKGGAALLMIGGSAVVSPDSPPSFGNLQLHRDEISAWLRKLTAEVHEVGAAVMCQITHLGRRTSNYAGDWLPVPYPSAMREPAHRAFPKVAEEWDLHRIAADYAAAAVRCRDAGMDGIEIQSYGHFMDAFLSPATNDRTDAWGGSFENRIAFPLLVINSVREAVGPDFIVGIRMSMDEDKEHGLGRTEAMAALHRYIEAGIDFLSVIKGSIESDAALAKVIPSMGVPSAPFLDFAGSIKEQIGIPVMHASKIADIATARHAVSHGLLDLVGMTRAQIADPHLVAKLAAGQEERIRPCVGANYCLDSIYASGDAKCIHNPATGRELQLPHLVPPAAAPSKVAVVIGAGPAGLECARVLGERGHRVVVLEAADAPGGQVRIAASTPRRRDLMGIIDWRVSEALLAGVEIRYGVYAEAHTVLAENPDVVLVATGGMPNHDFLPVGGDLTADCWDVLGHLPSVPETVLVYDDNGAEPGMDAAEKLAAAGAKVEIVTPERMLAPDVGAMNSPAYLRAFSEHGVTTTLAHRLRSVVREPDGRFTAVLYSEYSGLETTRIVDLVVTEHGTLPNTELYFELLPDSTNAGEIDYPALLAGAPQPAGRNPEGRFALYRVGDAVASRNIHAAIYDALRLCLPM, from the coding sequence ATGAAACTGGTGGACCCGCTGCTCGAGCCGTTTGCGCTTCGGCACCTGGTGCTGCGCAACCGGATCGTGAGCACCTCGCACGAGCCGGCCTACGCGGAGAACGGGATGCCCACCGACCGCTACCGGGCCTACCACGTGGAGCGCGCCAAGGGCGGGGCGGCACTGCTGATGATCGGCGGATCCGCGGTGGTTTCACCCGACAGCCCGCCCTCCTTCGGGAACCTCCAGCTGCACCGTGACGAGATTTCCGCCTGGCTGCGCAAACTCACCGCCGAGGTCCACGAGGTGGGGGCGGCGGTGATGTGCCAGATCACCCACCTGGGGCGGCGCACCAGCAACTACGCCGGGGATTGGCTGCCGGTCCCGTATCCCTCGGCCATGCGCGAGCCGGCCCACCGCGCCTTCCCCAAGGTCGCCGAGGAATGGGACCTGCACCGGATCGCGGCCGACTACGCCGCCGCCGCGGTGCGCTGCCGCGACGCCGGCATGGACGGGATCGAGATCCAGTCCTACGGGCACTTCATGGATGCCTTCCTGTCCCCGGCCACCAACGACCGCACCGACGCCTGGGGCGGCAGCTTCGAAAACCGCATCGCCTTCCCGCTGCTGGTGATCAACTCGGTGCGCGAGGCCGTGGGCCCGGACTTCATCGTGGGCATCCGCATGTCCATGGACGAGGACAAGGAACACGGGCTGGGGCGCACCGAGGCCATGGCCGCACTGCACCGCTACATCGAGGCCGGCATCGACTTCCTGTCCGTGATCAAGGGGTCCATCGAATCCGACGCCGCCCTGGCCAAGGTGATCCCGTCCATGGGTGTGCCCTCGGCCCCGTTCCTGGACTTCGCCGGATCCATCAAGGAGCAGATCGGGATCCCGGTCATGCACGCGTCGAAGATCGCCGACATCGCCACCGCCCGCCACGCAGTGTCCCACGGGCTGCTGGACCTGGTCGGGATGACCCGGGCCCAGATCGCCGATCCGCATCTGGTCGCCAAGCTGGCAGCGGGGCAGGAGGAGCGGATCCGGCCCTGCGTGGGGGCGAACTACTGCCTGGATTCCATCTACGCCTCCGGGGACGCCAAGTGCATCCACAACCCCGCCACGGGGCGCGAACTGCAGCTGCCGCACCTGGTGCCGCCGGCGGCCGCACCGTCGAAGGTCGCCGTGGTCATCGGTGCCGGGCCGGCCGGACTGGAATGCGCGCGCGTGCTGGGCGAACGCGGGCACCGGGTCGTGGTGCTCGAGGCCGCCGACGCACCCGGAGGACAGGTGCGGATCGCCGCCTCCACACCCCGGAGGCGGGACCTGATGGGCATCATCGACTGGCGGGTCTCCGAGGCGCTGCTGGCCGGGGTCGAAATCCGCTACGGGGTCTACGCCGAGGCCCACACCGTGCTGGCCGAAAACCCGGACGTGGTCCTGGTGGCCACCGGCGGGATGCCCAACCACGACTTCCTGCCCGTCGGCGGGGACCTGACTGCCGATTGCTGGGATGTGCTCGGGCACCTGCCCTCCGTCCCCGAAACCGTGCTGGTCTATGACGACAACGGGGCAGAGCCGGGCATGGACGCCGCGGAGAAGCTCGCGGCCGCCGGCGCGAAGGTGGAAATAGTCACCCCCGAACGCATGCTCGCCCCCGATGTCGGGGCCATGAACTCCCCGGCCTACCTGCGGGCGTTCTCCGAGCACGGGGTCACCACGACCCTGGCGCACCGGCTGCGCTCGGTGGTGCGCGAACCGGACGGCAGGTTCACCGCGGTGCTCTACAGCGAGTACTCGGGCCTCGAAACCACCCGCATCGTGGACCTGGTGGTCACCGAGCACGGCACCCTGCCCAACACCGAGCTGTACTTCGAGCTGCTGCCCGATTCGACCAACGCCGGGGAGATCGACTACCCGGCGCTGCTGGCCGGGGCGCCGCAGCCGGCGGGGAGGAACCCCGAGGGCCGCTTCGCGCTCTACCGCGTCGGGGACGCGGTGGCCAGCCGGAACATCCACGCGGCCATCTACGACGCCCTGCGATTGTGCCTGCCCATGTAA
- a CDS encoding LysR family transcriptional regulator, translated as MIDPRLHVLRMLAAHGTVTATAGALHYTPSAVSHQLRTLAEDLDVVLLVPQGRGVRLTPAARILLSHVDSLFSSWEHIRGLLAAESGSYAGSLRICGFSTAAAALLPAVVTALRASRPAMEVRIIEADPAECLDLLLADDADLAVIVSTEATPTSADSRFETKFLLDDPLELLVPVGHPLAFRTDVGLAETADQQWIVDRPGRPHRQLVFNSCAEAGFTPTVAHEAAEWDTAAALVAAGFGVCLVPRLARLPSGYPIVRVPLRGDPAPSRHIRTVVRRGSGSQPVLAEALEVLTLAAVDVRFRAGKGPSGEGRV; from the coding sequence ATGATCGATCCGAGGCTCCACGTGCTGCGCATGCTTGCCGCCCACGGGACCGTCACCGCCACCGCCGGGGCGCTGCACTACACGCCCTCGGCCGTCTCCCACCAGCTGCGCACGCTGGCCGAGGACCTCGACGTGGTGCTGCTGGTCCCGCAGGGACGCGGGGTCCGGCTGACCCCGGCCGCGCGCATCCTGCTCAGCCACGTCGATTCGCTGTTCTCCAGTTGGGAGCACATCCGCGGGCTGCTGGCCGCCGAATCCGGCAGCTACGCGGGCTCGCTGCGGATCTGCGGATTCTCCACCGCGGCCGCGGCCCTGCTGCCGGCGGTGGTCACGGCGCTGCGGGCCAGCCGGCCGGCGATGGAGGTGCGGATCATCGAGGCCGACCCGGCCGAATGTCTGGATCTGTTGCTAGCGGACGACGCCGACCTGGCGGTGATCGTCTCCACCGAGGCCACCCCGACGAGCGCGGACAGCCGCTTCGAAACGAAATTCCTGCTCGATGACCCGCTGGAGCTGCTGGTCCCGGTGGGCCACCCGTTGGCCTTCCGGACCGACGTGGGATTGGCGGAGACCGCTGACCAGCAGTGGATCGTGGACCGGCCGGGAAGACCACACCGGCAATTGGTGTTCAACTCCTGCGCCGAGGCGGGCTTCACCCCGACGGTGGCCCACGAGGCGGCGGAATGGGACACCGCCGCGGCGCTCGTGGCGGCCGGGTTCGGGGTCTGCCTGGTCCCGCGGCTGGCCCGGCTTCCCTCCGGCTACCCGATCGTGCGGGTACCGCTGCGCGGGGATCCGGCCCCCTCGAGGCACATCCGCACCGTGGTGCGCCGCGGCAGCGGCTCCCAGCCGGTGCTGGCCGAGGCCCTGGAAGTGCTCACGCTGGCCGCGGTCGACGTGCGGTTCCGTGCGGGGAAGGGACCGTCCGGGGAAGGACGCGTCTAG
- a CDS encoding cysteine hydrolase family protein gives MSTFSDRDRTALMVIDVQNNVVADAYQREETIGNINELVKRARESGAPVVWVQHSDEEMEVGSADWEIVPELSPAAEETVIQKIYGDSFEGTNLEEVLSSAGVGRLVVSGAQSDACIRSTVHGAFTRGYDVTLVSDAHTTSDMTEWGAPAPEVAIAHINLYWQFQGAPGRTAAVVSTQDVDFRS, from the coding sequence ATGAGCACATTCTCGGATCGAGACCGCACCGCCCTGATGGTGATCGATGTCCAGAACAATGTTGTGGCAGATGCTTATCAGCGCGAGGAAACCATCGGCAACATCAACGAACTGGTGAAGCGGGCCAGGGAGTCCGGGGCACCGGTCGTATGGGTGCAGCACTCCGACGAGGAGATGGAAGTGGGCAGCGCCGACTGGGAAATCGTCCCGGAGCTATCGCCCGCCGCCGAAGAAACGGTTATCCAGAAGATCTACGGGGATTCGTTCGAGGGCACCAACCTGGAAGAGGTGCTCTCGTCCGCCGGCGTCGGCCGGCTGGTTGTCTCGGGTGCTCAGTCGGATGCGTGCATCCGCTCCACGGTCCACGGCGCCTTCACCCGCGGCTACGACGTCACTCTGGTGTCGGACGCGCACACCACCAGCGACATGACCGAATGGGGCGCACCGGCGCCCGAAGTGGCGATCGCCCACATCAATCTCTACTGGCAGTTCCAGGGAGCACCCGGCCGCACCGCCGCCGTCGTCTCCACGCAGGACGTCGACTTCCGGTCCTGA
- a CDS encoding AzlD domain-containing protein codes for MNVQVFLWSMLGLAAGTYAMRLGGVLLRSRFQFSQDAESWIDRCVVALLIGVVVTSMGITGQDFVGFARVSGIGAAGIAVVLRAPLVLVLLTAVLVTGGLRLLGVP; via the coding sequence ATGAATGTCCAGGTGTTCCTGTGGTCCATGCTCGGGCTGGCCGCAGGAACCTACGCCATGCGGCTGGGCGGGGTCCTGCTGCGTTCCAGATTCCAGTTCTCACAGGACGCGGAATCGTGGATCGATCGCTGCGTCGTTGCCCTGCTGATCGGAGTCGTGGTGACATCCATGGGGATTACCGGTCAGGACTTCGTCGGCTTCGCCCGGGTTTCCGGGATCGGGGCGGCGGGAATCGCTGTAGTGCTCCGGGCACCCCTGGTGCTGGTCCTGCTGACCGCGGTGCTGGTCACCGGCGGCCTGCGCCTGCTCGGCGTCCCCTAA
- a CDS encoding class I SAM-dependent methyltransferase, producing the protein MTTQHSPEHGHHTHGGNHGNHHEHQHSDEQGMAEMLDLDAQLINDHLQEIFAWTAGYQPSPRTVLDLGAGTGTGTLGLARTFPEAGVVALDQSEFMLGRLSTKVKSLGLEEQISTLQVDLDAAWPELTDIDLVWAASSMHHMSDPSNVFERITGTLSADGLLVVVEMDAFPRYLPRDLGFGTPGLEERCHAAVGSANWNAHPDWAGPIREAGMEIIEQRTFGYAIEQDQELVARAAHRWLSRMRDALNEDLTAADLHTLEVLLGDKDPRSVLARTDLSMRGSRTVWAARIAR; encoded by the coding sequence ATGACGACACAGCACTCCCCGGAACACGGACACCACACCCACGGCGGGAACCACGGCAACCACCACGAACACCAGCATTCGGACGAGCAGGGCATGGCGGAAATGCTCGACCTGGATGCCCAGTTGATCAACGACCACCTGCAGGAAATCTTCGCCTGGACCGCCGGATACCAGCCAAGCCCGCGCACCGTATTGGACCTGGGTGCAGGCACGGGCACCGGAACGCTCGGGTTGGCGCGCACGTTCCCCGAGGCCGGGGTCGTTGCCCTGGACCAGTCGGAGTTCATGCTCGGGCGCCTGTCGACCAAGGTGAAATCGCTTGGGCTCGAAGAGCAGATCTCGACCCTGCAGGTGGACCTGGACGCGGCGTGGCCGGAGCTGACGGACATCGACCTGGTGTGGGCGGCTTCCTCCATGCACCACATGAGCGACCCGTCCAACGTATTCGAGCGGATCACTGGCACGCTGTCGGCCGACGGGCTGCTGGTGGTCGTGGAGATGGACGCGTTCCCCCGTTACCTGCCCCGGGATCTGGGGTTCGGAACCCCGGGACTGGAGGAACGTTGCCACGCGGCAGTGGGCAGCGCCAACTGGAACGCCCACCCGGACTGGGCCGGCCCGATCCGGGAGGCGGGGATGGAAATCATCGAACAACGAACCTTTGGCTACGCGATCGAACAGGATCAGGAGCTGGTGGCGCGCGCCGCCCACCGGTGGCTGTCCCGGATGCGCGATGCCCTCAACGAAGACCTGACGGCGGCGGACCTCCACACCCTGGAAGTGCTGCTGGGTGACAAGGACCCGCGCTCGGTGCTCGCGCGCACCGACCTGTCGATGCGAGGCAGCCGCACGGTGTGGGCGGCTCGGATCGCCCGATAG
- a CDS encoding helix-turn-helix domain-containing protein, whose protein sequence is MAKTTSNPESSLPMERVAVALRRERERAGLSLSEVARRAGIGKSTLSQLESGAGNPSVETMWALSTAFGVPLSALLDPPRPAVTVIRAGEGPRLASGSADYAAALLAPSPPNARRDIYLITAEPGAIKHSEPHAPGTVEHIIMSAGRARNTVAGNATELGPGDYMSYPGDQAHDFEALEKGTFAVFVVEAR, encoded by the coding sequence ATGGCCAAGACCACTTCCAACCCCGAATCGTCACTGCCCATGGAACGCGTGGCCGTCGCGCTGCGCCGGGAACGCGAGCGCGCGGGCCTGAGCCTCTCGGAGGTGGCCCGGCGCGCGGGCATCGGCAAATCCACGCTCTCGCAGCTTGAATCGGGTGCCGGCAATCCCAGCGTGGAAACCATGTGGGCCCTGAGCACAGCATTCGGCGTCCCGCTCTCCGCGTTGCTCGATCCGCCCCGCCCCGCCGTGACCGTCATCCGCGCCGGCGAGGGCCCGCGCCTGGCCTCGGGATCCGCAGACTACGCGGCCGCCCTGCTGGCGCCCAGCCCGCCGAATGCGCGCCGGGACATCTACCTGATCACCGCCGAACCCGGGGCCATCAAGCATTCCGAGCCGCACGCGCCGGGGACCGTTGAACACATCATCATGTCCGCGGGCCGGGCCAGGAACACCGTCGCCGGCAACGCCACGGAACTCGGGCCGGGGGACTACATGAGCTACCCCGGCGACCAGGCCCACGACTTCGAGGCGCTTGAAAAAGGGACGTTCGCGGTCTTCGTTGTCGAGGCGCGGTAG
- a CDS encoding aromatic ring-hydroxylating oxygenase subunit alpha — MTTTTTPVHHLPPSHTPSAGIAELVARRIPGLSLEAPFYTSPEVLGMDISEIFAKHWIFVATDAEIPEPGDYLTISVGPHSVILLRDDDEEISALHNVCRHRGARILNDPAGSVGNLVCGYHHWTYGSDGALLHADSQPADFDKTRFGLRKVAVQSVAGLIFICLSNAPPEDFASYASRIEPYLAPHQLRRTKVAAQEDLVEHGNWKLVMENNRECYHCDGHPELSCSLFPTYGYDPDGLPPRLRPAHERYLAAEADLVQRCTANNLPYAQIQELRAPGTGFRIQREPMDGAGESFSPDGTLLCRRLLGELTEPRLGRLSMHLQPNAWFHVLSDHAVTFSVLPLAPNKTLLRTTWLVHEDAVEGQDYDLEELKRVWQRTNEQDGTFVQRAQLGVTSPAYLQGPYAPNEYQVEDFCSWYIDRLRTGLGMEVQP; from the coding sequence ATGACCACGACCACGACACCGGTCCACCACCTGCCGCCCTCGCACACCCCCTCCGCCGGGATCGCCGAACTGGTTGCCCGGCGGATTCCGGGGCTGAGCCTCGAGGCCCCGTTCTACACCTCGCCCGAGGTGCTTGGGATGGACATCTCCGAGATCTTCGCCAAGCACTGGATCTTCGTGGCCACCGACGCCGAAATCCCGGAACCCGGGGACTACCTCACCATCTCGGTGGGTCCGCACTCGGTGATCCTGCTGCGCGACGACGACGAGGAAATATCCGCGCTGCACAACGTCTGCCGGCACCGCGGGGCCCGGATCCTGAACGACCCGGCCGGCTCCGTCGGCAACCTGGTCTGCGGCTACCACCACTGGACCTACGGATCCGACGGCGCCCTGCTGCACGCCGACTCGCAGCCGGCCGACTTCGACAAGACCCGGTTCGGGCTTCGGAAGGTGGCGGTGCAATCGGTGGCCGGGCTCATCTTCATCTGCCTCTCCAACGCCCCGCCGGAAGACTTCGCCTCCTACGCGAGCCGGATCGAACCCTACCTGGCCCCACACCAGCTGCGCCGCACCAAGGTCGCCGCGCAGGAGGACCTGGTGGAGCACGGGAACTGGAAGCTGGTGATGGAGAACAACCGGGAGTGCTACCACTGCGACGGGCACCCCGAGCTCTCCTGCTCGTTGTTCCCCACCTACGGCTACGACCCCGACGGGCTGCCGCCGCGGCTGCGCCCCGCCCACGAGCGCTACCTCGCCGCGGAGGCCGACCTGGTCCAACGCTGTACGGCCAACAACCTTCCCTACGCGCAGATCCAGGAGTTGCGCGCCCCGGGCACCGGATTCCGCATCCAGCGCGAACCCATGGACGGCGCGGGAGAGTCCTTCAGCCCCGACGGGACCCTGCTGTGCCGCAGGCTCCTGGGGGAGCTCACCGAGCCCAGGCTCGGGCGCCTGTCCATGCACCTGCAGCCCAACGCCTGGTTCCACGTGCTCTCCGACCACGCGGTGACCTTCTCGGTGCTGCCGTTGGCCCCGAACAAGACGCTGCTGCGCACCACCTGGCTGGTCCACGAGGACGCCGTGGAGGGGCAAGACTACGACCTCGAGGAACTGAAGCGGGTGTGGCAACGCACCAACGAGCAGGACGGCACCTTCGTGCAACGCGCCCAGCTCGGGGTCACCAGCCCCGCCTACCTCCAGGGGCCCTACGCCCCCAACGAATACCAGGTCGAGGACTTCTGCTCCTGGTACATCGACCGCCTGCGCACGGGCCTCGGAATGGAGGTGCAGCCATGA